ACTCCTGCCAGAAGGCGGCATCCTGATGAACCGTCGGCGGGTCCGCCACCTCGCCCGACTGGCGACAGGACCAGCCCAACAAGGCAAGCAGGCAGCAGACAAGCAGCAGGTGGGTCGACCGGAAATCCTTCATCAAATGGACGTCAATTTCCTAGTATACTGGCAAGGTCGGTTTCCGGGCTATCGGAGAGTCCGGGCAATTTTACGGTTTTGTTAAATCAAAAAGTTTCATCAAAACAAGATAGTCCTTTTACCGGATGGGCCAGTACCCTACTTAGTACTCACAACCGTCCCTATGCACGCCCGCTTTACCACGTTTTCCTTTTTCTCCCGATTGCTTCTTTTCCTGGGAACCAGCCTTCCGGCTTTGGCCCAAATTCATAAAGATTACCTGCCCACGCCCTACCCGGACCGGCTGACGCTGGGCTGGCAGGACAATCCGGCCACATCACAATCGGTTAACTGGCGGACGGATTCGACGGTAACCAACGCCGTGGGTGCCATCAGCGAAGCCGACCCTTCGCCGGAAGTGGAGAAAAAAGCCACCCTTGTACCCGCTACAACGCAACGGGTTATCCTCGACGGCACCACGAAGCTTTACCATACCGTTCAGTTTAAGAACCTGAAACCGGCCACCAAATACAATTACCGCGTCGGCAACGGCACCATCTGGACCGAATGGTTTCAGTTTACCACCGCCAGCGACAAGCCAGCCCCGTTCTCCTTTATTTATTTCGGCGATGCCCAGAACGACATCCGGTCCCTGTGGTCGCGGGCGATTCGGGGAGCGTACTCCACCATGCCCAAAGCAGCGTTTATGATCCACGCGGGCGATCTGATCACCACCTCCAACGCCGACTGGCAGTGGGGTGAATGGTTTGAAGCGGGCGGCTGGGTCAATGGGATGGTGCCGACCCTGGCAACGCCCGGCAACCACGAGTACTTTAAAGATGACGACAATCAGCGGAAAGTTTCGCGGCACTGGCGTCCCTCGTTCGTGCTGCCGGAGAACGGTCCCGAAAAACTAAAAGAAACCGCTTATTATATCGACTATCAGGGTACCCGGTTTATCTCACTGAATTCGCAGGGGGCTTTGCTCGACTCCACGGTGCTGGACCAGCAGGCTGACTGGCTCGTGAAAATCCTGACCAACAACCCCAACCGCTGGACCGTCGTCACGCACCACCACCCGATTTACTCAACGGCCAGGGGCCGCGACAATAATGAATGGCGGGAGAAAATGGAGCCGATTTACAAAAAATACAAAGTGGATCTGGTCTTGCAGGGACACGACCACACCTACGGGCGCGGTCTGAACATGCCGCTGGGCAAAAGCCGTAAATTTCCCGACGGCCCGATTTATGTGGTTTCCGTCAGCGGCCCCAAGATGTACAACATCGGTTTGCAGGACTGGATGGACCGGGCGGCTTCCAATACGCAGCTATACCAGATTG
This Larkinella insperata DNA region includes the following protein-coding sequences:
- a CDS encoding purple acid phosphatase family protein, with translation MHARFTTFSFFSRLLLFLGTSLPALAQIHKDYLPTPYPDRLTLGWQDNPATSQSVNWRTDSTVTNAVGAISEADPSPEVEKKATLVPATTQRVILDGTTKLYHTVQFKNLKPATKYNYRVGNGTIWTEWFQFTTASDKPAPFSFIYFGDAQNDIRSLWSRAIRGAYSTMPKAAFMIHAGDLITTSNADWQWGEWFEAGGWVNGMVPTLATPGNHEYFKDDDNQRKVSRHWRPSFVLPENGPEKLKETAYYIDYQGTRFISLNSQGALLDSTVLDQQADWLVKILTNNPNRWTVVTHHHPIYSTARGRDNNEWREKMEPIYKKYKVDLVLQGHDHTYGRGLNMPLGKSRKFPDGPIYVVSVSGPKMYNIGLQDWMDRAASNTQLYQIVSIDGGKLSYQSFTVTGELYDDFELAKNAKGQNQLTDRAPAQTPERLDLPAEYLKRFNPDQLEEYNRRYKEYKARKKP